The Saccopteryx leptura isolate mSacLep1 chromosome 2, mSacLep1_pri_phased_curated, whole genome shotgun sequence genome has a window encoding:
- the TMEM107 gene encoding transmembrane protein 107 isoform X2, protein MGRISTLVPSRFLTLLAHLVVVITLFWSRDSNIQACLPLTFTPEEYEKQDIQLVVALSVTLGLFAVELAGFFSGVSMFNSTQSLISIGAHCSASVALSFFILERWECTVYWYIFVFCSALPAVTEMALFISVFGLKKKPF, encoded by the exons ATGGGCCGGATCTCAACGCTCGTGCCCTCTCGTTTCCTGACGCTCCTGGCGCATCTGGTGGTCGTCATCACCTTATTCTGGTCTCGG GACAGCAACATCCAGGCCTGTCTGCCTCTCACGTTCACCCCCGAGGAGTATGAGAAGCAGGACATTCA GTTGGTGGTAGCGCTCTCTGTCACCCTGGGCCTCTTTGCAGTGGAGCTGGCCGGCTTCTTCTCAGGAGTTTCTATGTTCAACAGTACCCAGAGTCTCATCT CCATCGGGGCTCACTGCAGCGCATCTGTGGCCTTATCCTTTTTCATACTTGAGCGGTGGGAGTGCACCGTGTACTGGTACATTTTTGTCTTCTGCAG TGCCCTCCCAGCTGTCACTGAAATGGCATTATTTATCAGCGTCTTTGGCCTGAAAAAGAAACCTTTCTGA
- the TMEM107 gene encoding transmembrane protein 107 isoform X3: MGRISTLVPSRFLTLLAHLVVVITLFWSRDSNIQACLPLTFTPEEYEKQDIQLVVALSVTLGLFAVELAGFFSGVSMFNSTQSLISIGAHCSASVALSFFILERWECTVYCALPAVTEMALFISVFGLKKKPF; encoded by the exons ATGGGCCGGATCTCAACGCTCGTGCCCTCTCGTTTCCTGACGCTCCTGGCGCATCTGGTGGTCGTCATCACCTTATTCTGGTCTCGG GACAGCAACATCCAGGCCTGTCTGCCTCTCACGTTCACCCCCGAGGAGTATGAGAAGCAGGACATTCA GTTGGTGGTAGCGCTCTCTGTCACCCTGGGCCTCTTTGCAGTGGAGCTGGCCGGCTTCTTCTCAGGAGTTTCTATGTTCAACAGTACCCAGAGTCTCATCT CCATCGGGGCTCACTGCAGCGCATCTGTGGCCTTATCCTTTTTCATACTTGAGCGGTGGGAGTGCACCGTGTACTG TGCCCTCCCAGCTGTCACTGAAATGGCATTATTTATCAGCGTCTTTGGCCTGAAAAAGAAACCTTTCTGA
- the VAMP2 gene encoding vesicle-associated membrane protein 2 isoform X2, translating to MSATAATAPPAAPAGEGGPPGPPPNLTSNRRLQQTQAQVDEVVDIMRVNVDKVLERDQKLSELDDRADALQAGASQFETSAAKLKRKYWWKNLKMMIILGVICAIILIIIIVYFSS from the exons AT GTCGGCTACCGCTGCCACCGCCCCCCCTGCCGCCCCTGCCGGGGAGGGGGGTCCTCCCGGGCCCCCTCCAAACCTCACCAGTAACAGAAGACTGCAGCAGACTCAGGCCCAGGTGGACGAG GTTGTGGACATCATGAGGGTGAACGTGGACAAGGTTCTGGAGAGGGACCAGAAGCTGTCGGAACTGGACGACCGTGCAGATGCGCTCCAGGCAGGGGCCTCGCAGTTTGAAACAAGTGCAGCCAAGCTCAAGCGCAAATACTGGTGGAAAAACCTCAAG ATGATGATCATCTTGGGAGTGATTTGCGccatcatcctcatcatcatcatAG TTTACTTCAGCTCTTAA
- the VAMP2 gene encoding vesicle-associated membrane protein 2 isoform X1: MSATAATAPPAAPAGEGGPPGPPPNLTSNRRLQQTQAQVDEVVDIMRVNVDKVLERDQKLSELDDRADALQAGASQFETSAAKLKRKYWWKNLKMMIILGVICAIILIIIIGELGVGHNLISFGRGGCQCLKGHHCLGEE, from the exons AT GTCGGCTACCGCTGCCACCGCCCCCCCTGCCGCCCCTGCCGGGGAGGGGGGTCCTCCCGGGCCCCCTCCAAACCTCACCAGTAACAGAAGACTGCAGCAGACTCAGGCCCAGGTGGACGAG GTTGTGGACATCATGAGGGTGAACGTGGACAAGGTTCTGGAGAGGGACCAGAAGCTGTCGGAACTGGACGACCGTGCAGATGCGCTCCAGGCAGGGGCCTCGCAGTTTGAAACAAGTGCAGCCAAGCTCAAGCGCAAATACTGGTGGAAAAACCTCAAG ATGATGATCATCTTGGGAGTGATTTGCGccatcatcctcatcatcatcatAG gAGAGTTGGGGGTTGGCCACAATCTGATCTCTTTTGGGAGAGGTGGCTGCCAGTGTCTGAAGGGTCATCACTGCCTTGGAGAGGAGTAG
- the TMEM107 gene encoding transmembrane protein 107 isoform X1 has protein sequence MGRISTLVPSRFLTLLAHLVVVITLFWSRDSNIQACLPLTFTPEEYEKQDIQLVVALSVTLGLFAVELAGFFSGVSMFNSTQSLISIGAHCSASVALSFFILERWECTVYWYIFVFCSRRAPGKSNLVASLQRRTEAPSPHMLQMAFPVYLNHYQLEAAVIGTWS, from the exons ATGGGCCGGATCTCAACGCTCGTGCCCTCTCGTTTCCTGACGCTCCTGGCGCATCTGGTGGTCGTCATCACCTTATTCTGGTCTCGG GACAGCAACATCCAGGCCTGTCTGCCTCTCACGTTCACCCCCGAGGAGTATGAGAAGCAGGACATTCA GTTGGTGGTAGCGCTCTCTGTCACCCTGGGCCTCTTTGCAGTGGAGCTGGCCGGCTTCTTCTCAGGAGTTTCTATGTTCAACAGTACCCAGAGTCTCATCT CCATCGGGGCTCACTGCAGCGCATCTGTGGCCTTATCCTTTTTCATACTTGAGCGGTGGGAGTGCACCGTGTACTGGTACATTTTTGTCTTCTGCAG tcgcagagctccagggaaaagcaacctggtcgcATCTCtccagaggagaacagaagctccatctccacacatgctgcagatggcttttccagtctacctgaatcattaccagctagaagcagcggtcattgggacttggtcgtga